One Pseudorhodoplanes sinuspersici DNA segment encodes these proteins:
- a CDS encoding CaiB/BaiF CoA transferase family protein codes for MSPRPGALDGIRVLDFSRVFAGPDSTQILGDFGADVIKVEEPTRGDDARYFGATQDELAAFGGISPSFLAFNRNKLSLALDLGCEAGRSVARRIAANVDVVLNNFRPGAMAKWGLGYDDLKALNPRLVYATFYAYGAEGPLADFGANDLALQAHSGLMSITGDADRPPVRCGTAAIDLHASLGLVSAISLALFHRERTGVGQEVDTSLLLSSAHLMNYFYADYWISGNTHGRMGTANHLSVPNQAFPASDGMVIIIAPNDEMWLRCARALDAAALDRPEFLHSSARLSRRHEVVAALSAVTSRLSCAEIVARLGAVKVNVAKVNDIGEAADHPQLAAVGGVVSYERHGKRIKAVGSPFRMAATPGSVRRPAPEIGEHTDEVLAQFGLSEAEIADYRQGGAFGRIAGAPREPS; via the coding sequence ATGTCGCCTAGGCCGGGTGCGCTCGATGGCATTCGCGTGCTTGATTTCTCCCGCGTTTTTGCGGGGCCGGATTCGACCCAGATCCTGGGGGATTTTGGCGCCGACGTGATCAAGGTCGAGGAGCCGACGCGCGGCGACGATGCGCGCTATTTCGGCGCGACCCAAGATGAGCTTGCGGCCTTCGGAGGCATCAGCCCGTCCTTCCTCGCCTTCAATCGCAACAAGCTGTCGCTTGCGCTCGATCTCGGCTGCGAGGCGGGGCGCAGTGTCGCCCGCCGGATCGCTGCCAATGTCGATGTCGTGCTGAATAATTTCCGGCCTGGCGCGATGGCGAAATGGGGCCTCGGCTATGACGACCTGAAAGCGCTCAATCCGCGCCTGGTCTACGCGACCTTCTATGCCTATGGCGCGGAAGGGCCGCTCGCCGATTTTGGAGCCAATGACTTGGCGCTTCAGGCCCATTCAGGGCTGATGAGCATCACCGGCGATGCCGACCGGCCGCCGGTGCGCTGTGGCACCGCGGCGATTGATCTGCATGCCAGCCTCGGCCTGGTCAGCGCGATTTCGCTGGCGCTGTTCCACCGTGAGCGGACCGGCGTGGGCCAGGAGGTCGATACTTCGCTGCTGCTCTCTTCGGCCCATCTGATGAACTATTTTTACGCAGACTACTGGATTAGCGGGAATACCCATGGCCGGATGGGGACCGCCAACCATCTCAGCGTTCCGAATCAGGCCTTTCCGGCCTCCGACGGCATGGTCATCATCATCGCGCCCAATGACGAGATGTGGCTGCGTTGCGCTCGCGCGCTAGATGCCGCTGCTCTCGATCGGCCGGAATTCCTGCACTCCAGCGCCCGGCTCTCGCGCCGGCACGAGGTTGTTGCGGCATTGAGCGCGGTGACGTCGAGACTAAGCTGTGCCGAAATCGTTGCGCGGCTTGGCGCCGTCAAAGTCAACGTCGCCAAGGTCAACGATATCGGTGAGGCAGCCGACCATCCGCAATTGGCCGCGGTCGGCGGCGTTGTCAGTTACGAGCGCCATGGCAAGCGGATTAAGGCAGTAGGCTCACCGTTCCGCATGGCGGCGACACCGGGCAGCGTCCGCCGCCCCGCCCCCGAGATCGGCGAGCACACCGACGAAGTGCTGGCGCAGTTCGGTTTGAGCGAGGCGGAAATCGCTGACTACCGGCAAGGCGGCGCTTTCGGGAGAATCGCCGGCGCGCCGAGAGAGCCGTCGTGA
- a CDS encoding carboxymuconolactone decarboxylase family protein, with product MLTPPLQSLKDEIIGLRGYWHRFHEGLIAWSPPFLKAYLAFQSAPWRSGALEPMVREFIYIAVDGAVTHLYASGLRRHMDDALRLGATRDEILQVILLTASAAAHSTHELGFSILAEEMPDAVAPKPDRRHAALREDYRAATGSWPAVGDAVLALAPEFAEGFLGYRQAAWQAGPLPNKTKALVLLAFHASPTLLNREGARHYMREAIRFGASAAEISEVLQLASAIAVHTCTYAVPALMDAVAEFEARAAAGA from the coding sequence ATGCTTACTCCCCCGCTCCAGTCGCTCAAAGACGAGATCATCGGCCTGCGCGGCTACTGGCACCGCTTCCACGAAGGGTTGATCGCCTGGTCGCCACCCTTTCTCAAGGCCTATCTCGCCTTCCAATCGGCGCCGTGGCGCTCCGGCGCCCTCGAACCCATGGTGCGCGAATTCATCTACATAGCCGTCGATGGCGCGGTGACGCATCTCTATGCAAGCGGCCTGCGCCGTCACATGGACGATGCGCTGCGGCTCGGCGCAACCCGCGACGAGATCCTGCAGGTCATCCTGCTCACCGCCAGTGCCGCCGCCCATTCGACACATGAACTCGGCTTCTCGATCCTGGCTGAGGAGATGCCGGACGCAGTTGCCCCCAAACCCGACCGGAGGCACGCCGCGCTGCGCGAAGATTACCGTGCCGCGACCGGCTCATGGCCCGCTGTCGGAGATGCCGTGCTCGCGCTGGCTCCGGAGTTTGCCGAGGGGTTTCTTGGCTACCGGCAGGCGGCGTGGCAAGCCGGCCCCTTGCCGAATAAGACCAAGGCGCTTGTCCTGCTCGCTTTTCATGCCTCGCCGACATTGCTGAATCGCGAGGGTGCGCGCCATTACATGCGGGAGGCAATCCGCTTCGGCGCCAGTGCCGCCGAGATCTCCGAGGTGTTGCAACTCGCCAGTGCGATCGCCGTCCATACCTGCACCTATGCGGTGCCGGCGTTGATGGATGCTGTGGCCGAGTTCGAGGCCAGAGCCGCAGCTGGCGCCTGA
- a CDS encoding enoyl-CoA hydratase/isomerase family protein, which produces MPFQNFKVEVADFIAIVTFDRPPVNAQNREAREEAITVFDQLSDRDDVRVVVLTGAGKTFSAGADVKERVGMVQEPGDYLRHNRLTREFFYAVADCTKPVIAAVNGPAIGAGLALMLACDIMLMSDTAYGVMPEVDVGLSGGQSFIMEHLSKSKARWMYFTGAKVPAQEFYRLGIVEQILPTEALLPAALDIARIIAAKSPVAVQAAKRGFNTVAEMPVREGYRYEQSITVALSHSEDAREAQRAFVEKRKPVFTGR; this is translated from the coding sequence ATGCCGTTCCAGAACTTCAAGGTCGAGGTCGCCGACTTCATCGCAATCGTGACTTTCGATCGCCCGCCCGTGAACGCACAGAATCGGGAGGCGCGTGAGGAGGCGATCACGGTCTTTGATCAGCTCAGTGATCGCGACGATGTCCGGGTCGTGGTGCTGACCGGCGCGGGAAAGACCTTCTCGGCCGGTGCGGATGTCAAGGAACGCGTCGGCATGGTGCAGGAGCCGGGGGATTATCTTCGACATAACCGGCTGACGCGCGAGTTCTTCTATGCCGTGGCGGACTGCACCAAGCCCGTGATAGCGGCGGTCAACGGGCCCGCCATCGGCGCTGGGCTTGCCTTGATGTTGGCTTGCGACATCATGCTGATGTCGGACACTGCCTATGGCGTGATGCCGGAGGTCGATGTTGGGCTTTCGGGTGGACAGAGCTTCATCATGGAGCATCTGTCTAAGTCGAAGGCGCGCTGGATGTATTTCACAGGGGCCAAAGTGCCGGCCCAGGAGTTCTATCGGCTTGGCATCGTCGAGCAGATTCTGCCGACTGAGGCATTGCTGCCGGCGGCCCTGGACATTGCCCGCATTATCGCGGCCAAAAGCCCGGTGGCGGTTCAGGCAGCCAAGCGCGGCTTCAATACGGTTGCCGAGATGCCGGTGCGGGAAGGCTATCGCTACGAGCAGTCGATCACGGTCGCACTCTCGCACAGTGAGGATGCGAGGGAGGCACAGAGGGCCTTTGTCGAGAAGCGCAAGCCCGTGTTCACGGGGCGGTGA
- a CDS encoding GMC family oxidoreductase yields the protein MKAETFDYVIVGAGSAGCVLANRLTAHTADSVCLLEGGGRDNWIWFHIPVGYLFAIGNPRSDWMFRTEPVPGLNGRALNYPRGKVIGGCSAINAMIYMRGQREDYDRWQQLGLVGWGWDDVKPFFLKQEDHFLGASEHHGSGGEWRVDQPRMRWDILDAFADAAVESGIPRTGDFNTGDNEGIDYFQVNQKNGRRWSAAHGFLRPALQRSNLNLETGALATRILFEDGRAVGVEFLQNGEKRQVRARREVILSAGAVATPKLLQLSGIGPGGLLQQHDIEVLRDLPGVGTNLQDHLQLRPIYKVESVRTLNEQYRSFLRKALMAFDYGLRRRGPLTMAPSQLGAFTRSSAEYETPNLQFHVQPLSLDKFGDDPHPFPAFTASICNLRPTSRGTVEIRSVDPAAAPAIQPNYLSTFEDRRVAVDALRLVRRVVSAPSLQKFRPQEYKPGAHLTSDDELLNAAVDVGTTIFHPVGTAKMGAEDDPMAVLDGRLNVRGISGLRVVDASVMPTITSGNTNSPTMMIAEKAAAMIREDRSA from the coding sequence ATGAAAGCTGAAACATTTGACTATGTCATTGTCGGAGCGGGGTCCGCTGGTTGTGTGCTGGCCAATCGACTGACGGCGCATACGGCGGACTCTGTGTGCCTGCTCGAAGGCGGCGGGCGCGACAACTGGATCTGGTTTCATATTCCGGTCGGCTACTTGTTCGCGATCGGCAATCCACGCTCGGATTGGATGTTCAGGACCGAGCCGGTGCCGGGGCTGAATGGCCGCGCGCTCAACTATCCACGCGGCAAGGTGATCGGCGGGTGTTCAGCAATCAACGCGATGATCTACATGCGCGGCCAGCGTGAGGATTACGATCGCTGGCAACAGCTTGGTCTTGTCGGCTGGGGTTGGGACGATGTGAAGCCGTTCTTCCTCAAACAGGAAGACCACTTTCTCGGTGCAAGCGAACATCATGGCAGCGGTGGCGAATGGCGGGTCGATCAGCCGCGCATGCGCTGGGACATTCTGGATGCCTTTGCGGATGCAGCAGTTGAAAGCGGTATTCCGCGTACCGGGGATTTCAATACAGGCGACAATGAAGGCATCGACTACTTCCAGGTCAATCAGAAGAACGGCCGGCGTTGGTCGGCAGCGCACGGTTTTTTGCGCCCTGCATTGCAACGGTCCAATTTGAATCTGGAAACCGGTGCGCTCGCCACCAGGATTCTGTTTGAAGACGGGCGCGCTGTTGGCGTCGAATTCCTGCAGAACGGCGAGAAGAGACAAGTTCGAGCGCGACGCGAGGTGATCCTCTCGGCCGGAGCGGTCGCAACGCCAAAGTTATTGCAGCTATCGGGAATTGGCCCGGGCGGTTTGCTGCAGCAGCACGATATCGAGGTACTGCGCGATTTGCCGGGTGTGGGAACGAATTTGCAGGACCACTTGCAATTGCGGCCAATCTACAAGGTTGAAAGCGTCCGCACGCTAAACGAGCAATACAGATCGTTTCTTCGCAAGGCGCTGATGGCGTTCGATTATGGCCTGCGCCGGCGCGGCCCTTTGACCATGGCACCCTCGCAACTCGGCGCTTTCACGCGGTCGTCGGCAGAATATGAAACCCCAAACCTACAGTTTCATGTGCAGCCGTTATCGCTCGACAAGTTCGGCGACGATCCGCATCCGTTCCCGGCGTTTACGGCCAGCATCTGCAATCTCCGGCCAACAAGCCGGGGAACAGTTGAAATCCGTAGTGTCGATCCCGCCGCTGCGCCGGCGATTCAGCCCAACTATCTGTCGACCTTTGAGGATCGGCGTGTAGCCGTCGATGCATTACGTCTGGTCCGGCGTGTCGTATCAGCACCGTCATTGCAGAAATTCAGACCGCAGGAATACAAGCCGGGCGCGCATCTCACGAGTGATGATGAGCTTTTGAACGCTGCTGTGGATGTCGGGACAACGATCTTTCATCCCGTTGGTACCGCAAAAATGGGTGCTGAGGATGATCCTATGGCGGTGCTGGATGGTCGCTTGAACGTTCGTGGTATATCCGGATTGCGTGTTGTGGACGCATCGGTGATGCCAACGATCACCAGCGGAAACACGAATTCGCCGACGATGATGATCGCGGAGAAGGCTGCCGCGATGATCCGCGAAGATCGCAGCGCCTGA
- a CDS encoding LysR family transcriptional regulator — protein MIEKLEYLIALARERHFGRAAEVCGVSQPTLSIAIRTLEDSFGVLLVQRGGARFRGFTPEGERVLEWARRIVADTRAMHQEVDALKRGLSGHLRIAAIPTALAMSAMLTTPYRAKHPDVKFSILSQTSIEVLGMIDNLEVDAGITYLDNEPLGRVSTVPLYEEEYRLLTSPSGALGNRDQVTWAEVGKVPLCLLTPAMQNRRIIDRLLRAAGVEPLPTLESNSMIVLFAHVRTGQWASIMPAKLADTLGLTDSIRSIPIVEPAATHAVGLVIPEREVTTPLIGALITEARQLAGVLSKPSLQNGVFVH, from the coding sequence ATGATCGAAAAACTCGAATATCTCATCGCGCTGGCTCGTGAACGCCATTTTGGCCGGGCTGCTGAAGTCTGTGGTGTCAGTCAGCCGACATTGTCGATCGCTATCAGGACCCTTGAGGATTCGTTCGGGGTGCTTCTGGTGCAGCGGGGTGGGGCGCGGTTTCGCGGCTTCACGCCGGAGGGCGAGCGTGTTCTCGAGTGGGCCCGCCGCATCGTTGCCGATACCCGGGCGATGCATCAGGAGGTCGATGCGCTCAAGCGCGGCCTCTCGGGACACCTGCGGATCGCCGCCATTCCTACTGCCCTTGCGATGAGCGCGATGCTGACGACGCCTTACCGCGCGAAGCATCCCGATGTGAAATTCAGCATTCTCTCGCAAACCTCGATCGAGGTGCTGGGCATGATCGACAATCTCGAAGTCGATGCCGGCATCACCTATCTCGACAACGAACCCTTGGGGCGCGTCAGCACGGTGCCCTTATACGAGGAGGAATACAGGCTTCTGACCTCGCCGAGCGGCGCGCTTGGCAATCGCGATCAGGTCACCTGGGCTGAGGTCGGCAAGGTGCCGCTCTGTCTTTTGACGCCAGCCATGCAAAACCGGCGGATCATTGATCGTCTGCTGCGCGCGGCCGGTGTCGAGCCATTGCCGACACTCGAATCCAATTCCATGATTGTGCTGTTTGCTCATGTGCGCACCGGGCAATGGGCCAGCATCATGCCAGCCAAGCTCGCTGATACGCTCGGTTTGACCGATAGCATTCGCTCTATTCCGATCGTCGAGCCGGCTGCCACACATGCCGTGGGATTGGTTATTCCTGAGCGCGAAGTCACGACACCATTAATCGGTGCGTTGATCACCGAAGCGCGGCAGCTTGCAGGCGTGTTGTCGAAGCCGTCTTTACAAAATGGGGTTTTCGTCCACTGA
- a CDS encoding formate dehydrogenase subunit gamma: MPLFEPWNVDRASAIIAEFRDREGPMLPILHAFQDTFGCIPEDAAPLIADKLNLSRAEVHGVITFYHDFRRKPAGQHVLKVCRAEACQSMGCDALIARAETKLGVSLGETTADGRVTFESVYCLGLCATAPSAMLDGRVVGRLNERRIDALLAEVQR, from the coding sequence GTGCCTTTATTCGAACCTTGGAATGTCGATCGCGCCTCGGCGATCATTGCGGAGTTCAGGGATCGCGAAGGGCCGATGCTGCCGATCCTGCATGCATTTCAGGACACATTCGGGTGTATCCCTGAAGACGCCGCGCCGCTGATTGCTGATAAGCTCAATCTATCGCGCGCCGAAGTGCATGGCGTCATCACCTTCTATCATGACTTCCGGCGCAAGCCCGCAGGTCAGCATGTTCTGAAAGTCTGCCGGGCTGAAGCCTGTCAGTCGATGGGGTGCGATGCGCTGATCGCGCGTGCTGAGACGAAGCTCGGTGTGTCGCTGGGTGAAACGACGGCAGACGGGCGCGTGACGTTCGAATCTGTCTATTGTCTCGGCCTTTGTGCAACAGCGCCGTCAGCGATGCTGGATGGCCGCGTGGTCGGCCGCCTCAATGAAAGACGGATCGATGCGCTCCTTGCGGAGGTGCAGCGATGA
- a CDS encoding formate dehydrogenase beta subunit, with translation MSIRVFIPRDAGAIAVGADEVVVALEKAAKRRGLSIEIVRNGSRGLYWLEPMVEIATGRGRIAYGPVDAGDIDELLDAGMLDGGAHRLCLGITDDIPWLKRQTRLTFARCGVIDPVSLDDYRAHGGYRGLERALTIGPEASVEEVFQSGLRGRGGAGFPTGIKWRTVAQTIAPQKYIVCNADEGDSGTFADRMIMEGDPFVLIEGMTIAGIAVGATKGYIYCRSEYPLAIAVMNDAIRAARSNGMLGASVCGSDYMFDLEVRSGAGAYVCGEETSLLESLEGKRALVRAKPPLPAHQGLFGKPTVINNVLSLATVPIVLDKGPEFYKDFGMGRSRGTMPIQLAGNIKHGGLFEVAFGITLGELVEEIGGGTASGRPVRAVQVGGPLGAYFPPSLFDTPFDYEAFAARDGLIGHGGIVVFDDQVDMARQARFAMEFCAIESCGKCTPCRLGSTRGVETIDRIIKNEKRAENLVVLEDLCNTMKFGSLCALGGFTPYPVMSALTHFPEDFGAAPTRPEAAE, from the coding sequence ATGAGCATTCGTGTCTTCATCCCGCGTGATGCGGGCGCCATTGCGGTCGGAGCTGACGAGGTCGTTGTGGCGCTGGAGAAGGCTGCAAAAAGGCGCGGTCTTTCGATCGAGATCGTGCGCAACGGATCGCGCGGTTTGTACTGGCTTGAGCCGATGGTGGAAATCGCGACCGGCAGAGGTCGCATCGCTTATGGCCCGGTGGATGCGGGCGATATCGATGAGCTCCTCGATGCCGGCATGCTGGACGGCGGCGCACATCGTCTCTGCCTTGGGATCACCGACGATATTCCCTGGCTGAAGCGGCAGACCCGTCTCACGTTTGCGCGCTGTGGTGTTATCGATCCGGTCTCGCTCGACGACTACCGCGCGCATGGCGGCTATCGCGGGCTCGAGCGTGCGTTGACGATTGGTCCGGAAGCCTCTGTCGAGGAAGTCTTCCAGTCCGGTCTGCGCGGGCGCGGTGGCGCCGGCTTTCCGACCGGCATCAAGTGGCGCACGGTGGCGCAGACCATCGCGCCGCAGAAATACATCGTCTGCAATGCCGACGAAGGCGACAGCGGCACCTTCGCCGATCGCATGATCATGGAAGGCGATCCGTTCGTGCTGATCGAAGGCATGACGATTGCCGGCATCGCCGTTGGCGCCACCAAGGGCTATATCTATTGCCGCTCGGAATATCCGCTGGCGATCGCGGTGATGAATGACGCGATCCGTGCCGCCCGCAGCAACGGGATGCTGGGCGCGTCGGTCTGCGGCTCCGATTATATGTTCGATCTCGAAGTTCGGTCGGGCGCCGGCGCTTATGTTTGCGGTGAGGAAACCTCGCTGCTGGAGAGCCTCGAAGGCAAGCGCGCGCTCGTTCGCGCCAAGCCGCCGCTGCCGGCGCATCAGGGTCTGTTCGGCAAGCCGACCGTCATCAACAATGTGCTGTCGCTCGCCACCGTGCCGATCGTTCTTGATAAGGGGCCGGAGTTTTACAAGGATTTCGGCATGGGCCGTTCGCGCGGCACGATGCCGATCCAGCTCGCTGGCAATATCAAACATGGCGGCCTGTTCGAGGTGGCCTTCGGCATCACGCTCGGCGAACTGGTCGAGGAAATCGGCGGCGGCACCGCCAGCGGCCGTCCGGTGCGCGCGGTGCAGGTCGGTGGTCCGCTCGGCGCCTATTTCCCGCCGTCGCTGTTCGACACCCCGTTCGATTACGAAGCCTTTGCCGCGCGCGATGGCCTGATCGGTCATGGCGGCATCGTCGTATTCGACGATCAGGTCGATATGGCCAGGCAGGCGCGGTTCGCGATGGAATTCTGCGCGATCGAATCCTGCGGCAAGTGCACGCCCTGTCGTCTCGGTTCGACGCGCGGCGTCGAGACCATCGACCGGATCATCAAGAATGAGAAGCGCGCTGAAAATCTCGTCGTGCTGGAAGACCTTTGCAACACCATGAAGTTTGGGTCGCTGTGTGCGCTGGGTGGGTTCACGCCTTATCCAGTCATGTCAGCGCTCACCCATTTCCCTGAAGATTTTGGCGCAGCCCCCACACGTCCGGAAGCTGCGGAATAG
- the fdhF gene encoding formate dehydrogenase subunit alpha, with translation MSLVHEIDYGTPRSKSEKMIELTIDGQTIAVPEGTSIMRAAMEMGTQIPKLCATDMLDAYGSCRLCLVEIEGRPGTPASCTTPVMPGMVVKTQTQRLQQLRKGVMELYISDHPLDCLTCSANGDCELQDMAGAVGLRDVRYGYDGENHVFPKQDGVANENWLAKDESNPYFTYDPSKCIVCMRCVRACEDVQGTFALTISGRGFESRVSAGMNESFLGSECVSCGACVQACPTATLNEKKVIEVGAPEHSVVTTCAYCGVGCAFKAEMRGEELIRMVPYKDGEANRGHSCVKGRFAWGYATHRERILNPMIRSSIHEPWREVSWDEAINYAASEFKRIQGQYGKNSVGGITSSRCTNEETFLVQKLIRAAFGNNNVDTCARVCHSPTGYGLGQTYGTSAGTQNFDSVEETDVALIIGANPASAHPVFASRLKKRLRQGAKLIVIDPRRTEMVKSAHIEAAQHLALLPGTNVAVVTSLAHVIVTEGLYNEAFIRERCNWEEFQHWAEFVADQRHSPEEVSKVSGVPAQTIRDAARLYATGGNASIYYGLGVTEHSQGSTTVMAIANLAMCTGNLGRPGVGVNPLRGQNNVQGACDMGSFPHELAGYRHISLDEPRQLFEMDWGVSLDKEPGLRIPNMLDAAVDGTFKGIYIQGEDILQSDPDTKHVSAGLEAMECVVVQDLFLNETARFAHVFLPGSTFLEKDGTFTNAERRIQRVRKVMSPKNGYGDWEITLMLSKALGYEMQYDHPSQIMDEIARLTPGFANVSYEMLDERGSVQWPCNDKAPEGSPIMHVNGFVRGKGKFIITEYVATDERTGPRFPLLLTTGRILSQYNVGAQTRRTENSMWHAEDVLEIHPHDAEQRGVRDGDWIKLRSRAGETTLRAQITDRVSPGVVYTTFHHPDTQANVITTDFSDWATNCPEYKVTAVQVTPSNGPSDWQREYEEFSRQSRRIAPMEAAE, from the coding sequence ATGTCGCTCGTTCATGAGATTGATTACGGCACGCCCCGCTCGAAGTCGGAAAAGATGATCGAACTGACCATCGACGGTCAGACCATAGCGGTGCCGGAAGGCACCTCGATCATGCGCGCGGCGATGGAGATGGGCACACAGATCCCCAAGCTCTGCGCTACCGATATGCTGGACGCTTATGGCTCCTGCCGCCTGTGCCTGGTCGAGATCGAAGGCCGCCCCGGCACGCCCGCCTCCTGCACCACGCCGGTGATGCCCGGCATGGTGGTGAAGACGCAGACCCAGCGCCTGCAGCAGCTGCGCAAGGGCGTGATGGAGCTTTACATCTCCGACCATCCGCTCGACTGCCTGACCTGTTCGGCCAATGGCGATTGCGAATTGCAGGACATGGCCGGCGCGGTCGGCCTGCGCGATGTGCGCTATGGCTATGACGGCGAGAACCACGTCTTCCCGAAGCAGGATGGCGTCGCCAACGAGAACTGGCTCGCCAAGGACGAGAGCAATCCGTATTTCACCTACGATCCGTCCAAATGCATCGTCTGCATGCGCTGCGTGCGCGCCTGCGAGGACGTGCAGGGCACCTTCGCGCTGACGATTTCCGGCCGTGGTTTTGAGAGCCGCGTGTCGGCCGGCATGAATGAAAGCTTCCTCGGTTCGGAATGCGTGTCCTGCGGCGCCTGCGTGCAGGCCTGCCCGACCGCGACTCTGAACGAGAAGAAGGTGATCGAGGTCGGCGCGCCGGAACATTCGGTCGTCACCACCTGCGCCTATTGCGGCGTCGGCTGCGCCTTCAAGGCGGAGATGCGCGGCGAAGAACTGATCCGCATGGTGCCTTACAAGGACGGCGAGGCCAATCGTGGCCATTCCTGCGTCAAGGGCCGCTTTGCGTGGGGCTATGCCACCCACCGCGAGCGCATCCTCAATCCGATGATCCGCTCCAGCATCCATGAGCCGTGGCGCGAAGTGAGCTGGGACGAGGCGATCAATTACGCCGCCTCCGAGTTTAAGCGCATCCAGGGCCAGTACGGCAAGAATTCCGTCGGCGGCATCACCTCGTCACGCTGCACCAACGAAGAAACATTCCTCGTGCAGAAGCTGATCCGCGCCGCCTTCGGCAACAACAATGTCGATACCTGCGCGCGCGTATGCCATTCGCCGACCGGCTATGGCCTCGGTCAGACCTACGGCACCTCGGCCGGAACGCAGAATTTCGACTCGGTCGAGGAGACCGATGTGGCGCTGATCATCGGCGCCAATCCGGCTTCCGCGCATCCGGTCTTTGCATCGCGCTTGAAAAAGCGGTTGCGGCAGGGTGCAAAGCTGATCGTGATCGATCCGCGCCGCACCGAGATGGTGAAGTCGGCGCATATCGAGGCAGCTCAGCATCTCGCTTTGCTGCCGGGCACCAACGTCGCGGTCGTCACATCGCTCGCGCATGTGATCGTGACCGAGGGCCTCTACAACGAGGCCTTCATCCGCGAGCGTTGCAACTGGGAAGAATTCCAGCATTGGGCCGAATTCGTCGCCGATCAGCGCCACAGCCCGGAGGAAGTCTCGAAAGTCTCGGGCGTCCCCGCGCAGACCATCCGCGATGCCGCGCGCCTTTATGCGACCGGCGGCAATGCCTCGATCTATTACGGCCTCGGCGTCACCGAACACAGCCAGGGCTCGACCACGGTGATGGCGATCGCCAATCTCGCCATGTGCACCGGCAATCTCGGCCGTCCCGGCGTCGGCGTGAACCCGCTGCGCGGCCAGAACAACGTGCAGGGTGCGTGCGACATGGGCTCGTTCCCGCATGAACTGGCGGGCTATCGGCACATCTCGCTCGACGAGCCGCGCCAGCTGTTCGAGATGGATTGGGGCGTGTCGCTCGACAAGGAGCCGGGCCTGCGCATTCCGAATATGCTCGATGCTGCCGTCGATGGCACCTTCAAGGGCATCTACATCCAGGGCGAGGACATCCTGCAATCTGACCCCGACACCAAGCATGTGTCGGCCGGCCTTGAAGCAATGGAATGCGTCGTCGTGCAGGATCTGTTCCTGAACGAGACCGCGCGCTTCGCCCATGTGTTCCTGCCGGGCTCGACCTTCCTCGAAAAGGACGGCACCTTCACCAATGCCGAACGCCGCATCCAGCGCGTGCGCAAGGTGATGTCGCCCAAGAACGGCTATGGCGATTGGGAGATCACGCTGATGCTCTCCAAGGCGCTCGGCTATGAAATGCAATACGACCATCCCTCGCAGATCATGGACGAGATCGCACGGCTGACGCCGGGCTTTGCCAATGTCTCCTACGAGATGCTGGACGAGCGCGGTTCGGTGCAATGGCCGTGCAATGACAAGGCGCCGGAAGGCTCGCCGATCATGCATGTGAACGGCTTCGTACGCGGCAAGGGTAAGTTCATCATCACCGAATATGTGGCGACCGATGAACGCACCGGCCCGCGCTTCCCGCTGCTGCTCACCACCGGCCGCATCCTGTCGCAATACAATGTCGGCGCACAGACACGTCGCACCGAGAATTCGATGTGGCATGCCGAGGACGTGCTGGAAATCCATCCGCATGATGCCGAGCAGCGCGGCGTGCGTGATGGCGACTGGATCAAGCTGAGAAGCCGTGCCGGCGAAACCACCTTGCGCGCGCAGATCACCGATCGCGTGTCGCCGGGCGTCGTCTACACGACCTTCCATCACCCGGACACGCAGGCCAACGTCATCACCACCGACTTCTCGGACTGGGCGACCAATTGTCCGGAATACAAGGTGACGGCGGTGCAGGTGACGCCGTCCAACGGCCCGTCGGACTGGCAGCGAGAATATGAGGAATTCTCGCGGCAGAGCCGCCGTATCGCTCCGATGGAAGCCGCTGAGTAG